The sequence below is a genomic window from Saccopteryx leptura isolate mSacLep1 chromosome 3, mSacLep1_pri_phased_curated, whole genome shotgun sequence.
atattgttaaaaactctaataaaagagaaataataaaaataaaaaataaaaatgaacaatataataaaaatataaaaaatttaaataatgacaagtataaaacctccagaaaaaacaaagataaaaaacaagttacccacaaaaataagaatgaaaatatataaattaaagaaaattaaatttatttgagaaaaaagaataaaaggaaataaagaaaaggcttcagttttgagaggttgttttgttttcttccagtagatgGCATTGTATTAGGCGTTTTAGCTCTGTCAAATTTTTGGGCTGACCTTTGTTgggatgttgctgtcacaatagTGTAGGCGGGGCTGTAGTTGTGTTGGTGGGTGGGTCATGTTGTGAGGATTTATGGCCTTACATCTTTATGGCTATAGCAATGGTGATCGCAGGCCTCCCCACTTCACAACAGACCAGGGAGCCAGATATAGTGCACTTCAGTTCTTCAGGAAAAAGTGTCTTTTAGAAGAGTTAGTTGTGGGGTctatctctgccactctctgtactgAGATCTGGGAAGCTGAGGGGGGGaaaactttggttttctctgtctctgtgctgagTGTGGCCTATGGGCAGACTGcgagaacactggccatgactcTGCAgctgctttggtttagtatctctccctctgtccctcaatCTCACCACTTCTctcagcagaagaagacccagtcattctgggcttctcccctctctggagctCCTGCAGACCTAACCCAGACAGTctatgtttttttcctctctggaaacctggcagaaaagaaaaaagaacagtcaCTCTAGGCTTATCCCCTCTCCTGAGCCCCTGTAGGCAAAAAACCAGACAGTCCgggcctctcctctctccagagCCCACCATGAGTGCGTTTTATCTTCTGCTCCCTTCTCAACACTTTCCACCTTTGGTTCATTTGGTGCTtggatctttcaggtgtgcctgcaagcccagctggggttgttTCACTGCACTAtagctgtttaatttgttgaaatttctggGGGAGAGATCGGGAGTATCTTTCACAATGCCATTAGTCAGACATCTTTCTGTTACCTATTTAAACTGTAGGACCTGTGATGCTATCCTGACAGAAGTGAGGCATGGTTCTGTATTTGTTCCATGTTCATTGGGCTAGAATCTGTTAGTGTGCATAAtgtttttcaagaataaaattttttggCTTCTTCATTTTCTCTATGTTTAGTTTGTCTGTGGTATTTTTCATTCTAgtttaatattgaaaattttgctttttttttttttttttacagagacagagagtcagagagagggatagacagggacagacagacaggaacggagagatgagaaacatcaatcattagtttttcgttgtgcattgcgacaccttagttgttcattgattgctttctcatatgtgccttgactatggggctaacagcagactgaataacctctcgcttgagccagcgaccttgggtccacgctggtgagctttttttttttttttttgtatttttcagaagctggaaatggggagagacagttagacagactcccgcatgcgcccgaccaggatccacccggctcgcccaccagggggctacactctgcccaccagggggcaatgctctgcttctCTGgcgcgtcactctgttgtgaccagagccactccagcacctggggcagaggccaaggagccatccccagcacccgggccatctttgctccaatggagcctccctgcaggaggggaagagagagacagagaggaaggagagggggaggggtggagaagcagatgggcgcttcccctgtgtgccctggccgggaattgatcccgggacttctgcatgccaggctgatgctctaccactgagccaacctgccaggccccaagctggtgagctttgctcaaaccagatgagcttgtgctcaagccagtgacctcagggtcttgaacctgggtcttctgcatcccagtccgacgctccatctactgcaccatcgcctgaTTCAGGCGAAaaatttgctattctttttctaaatccTTGACATAATATCTTaggttgttgatttatttttttttagttttgttattttttttaataagatgaGGTGTTTTGTTAACttattattgttactttttttagcaagtgagagagagaagaggaaagacaggaagagacagagaggaagggagagaaatgagaagcataaattctttgtttggcatcttagttattcattgattgctttctcatatgtgccatgatgggggtgggggctgcagctgagccagtgaccccttgcttaagccagtgaccttggactcaagccagtgactttgggcttcaagccaacaacctttgagctcaagccagtgaccatggggtcatgtctatgatcccgtgctcaagcctgcaacctcagggttttgagcctagGTCCTGAGCatttcaggccaatgctctatccactgtgccaccacctggtcaggctgttaatttaattttttagatgataattttatttctttttaaattgtatctaCTGTATTTGCGttacattgtttaataacattatataggtttcaagcatacaattctgtaatacattctctgtatattgtattgtgtgcttacCATCCAGGGTCTGGTCTCCtttcgtcaccatatatttgactcttTTTACTCTCATTATCCCCTtgccctttcttcccctctggtaactgcCCTTCTGTTGTCTGAATCtatgggtttgttttgttttcttttttgttactttctgtatgtttgtgtgtgtgtgtgtgcgtatttCATCTATGCATAAATGTTCAGAAGCATTTACCAGTGAAGCTTTCCAAACTCTGAGTTAACTTTGcaggaaaatttttaattacagattcaatatatttaatatacatgaCAGTTCACAGTTTCAGATCTcacccacatatgagtgaaatgatatggttcttgtccttttctgtgTGACTTatctcactcagcataatactctcaagatccatccatgttgctgaaAATGGcactatttcatcttttttattttttaccactgATAACagtctattatatatattaccaCATCTTCATCCTGTCATCTATtaaaggacacttaggttgtttctatgtcttcacctctctcttttctaatatattaatTCATAGTCCTTAATTTTGCATTTCATAGATTTAATGTGTAATATTTACATTATTCATTTAAAGCACTCTCTCACTTCTGTTTTGGTTCTAAGTTCACACTCTATGGAGTTTGGGGTCCTGGTCCATCCCTGGGCTGATGGATAGCCAGAGCAGCATACATGCTGGGCTCATCTGGGGGCCCCTCTGACAAGGAGGAAGGGGGTGTAGTTGTCTCCTGTCTTAGAGTCAAGTGGTTCAGCTGGGCGTAGGTCACATCCTGGGGGGCATCAGAGGCAGCAGCCTGGAGCagggggagagtgagggagaTGGAAcatggatggggtggggggatccTGGGGGCATGGAGAGCATGGGACCCACCTGagtgtccatctgtctgtccgcTTCTGCTTGTTTGTCCTTCATGTCCAGCAATCCCCctgacagggaggaaggagaggtggccaTTCCCTGCCTGAGTCTTGATCTTGAGTGGTTCACCTGGGTGGACGACACTCCCTGGGTGACTTCATCGTGCTTGTTCTGCtgcagagacagtgagacagagacagtgtcCCCTGATTGTACTGGTGAAACTCTCCAGTAAATTATTCACCTGTTGTCAGAGTGATgatgtgaaattttattttttttatcatttaaaagaatcttatttattttaagtgaaaacttACTTTCTAAGTTACACAGGTACATAATTTGTTTATGCACATTTCATTATCTAAGAACTTGGcatacagatatttttaaatttaaatcatttctacattttcttttttttattaacaaaaatttagtgaaaggaggagaggcagagacagagtcctgcatgtgcccccactgggatccaccttgcaagcccactaggggcaatgctctgcccatctgggggcccttgctccattgcaactggaacctttttttttttttttttgtgcctgaggtggaggccatggaaccattctcagtgcccagagccaactcactctaattgagacttggctgcaggagggaaggaggagagctagctagctagatagttagatagatagatagagagaaatgacggaggaaaggtagagaagcagatgggtgctgttcctgtgtgccctgaccaggaattgaacccgggacatccacacacctggctgatgctcaaccactgagacaactggccagagccttatacattttttcaatttaatgtgttaacatggtttcaaagTCCCACTAAATAAAACACCCTTGGCCCCCAGTATCATGCCCGCCATgctccatgcaaagtctctttccattcctatgTCACtctctttgtccccctccccctaactccctcccccctttctctttggaACTTGCTACCCTGTTagctgtatctatgtgttatgtatataatatataatttggctaatcccttcaccttctttgatcccatcccctgatcttctttctctctgacagctgtccatctgttccttgtgactctgcctctatatctattttgttcctcagtttattgtgttcattggatttcacatataagtgagatcatatgatatttgtctttctctgcctggcttatttcacttggcataataatctccaggtccatccacaccTTTGCATAAggttaaaattcttttttgtggttgcatcgtattccactgtatatgtaCCAGAcattttttatctacttgtctactgacggacacttgagctgtttccagatcagaGTGATGATGTTAAACTTTAAATCAGATTAGActgaccctggctagttggctcagtggatgaagcatcagtctggcatgtggatgtccctggtctgatccctggtcagggcacacataaaaactgaccatctgtttttcttccttccttttccccttttcattctcttcctctctcacagccagggaCTTGGTTGGCTCAAGTGTTAAGGAGAGTTCAGTTAATTCCAGCATTGGCCTTTGATGACGGTGCTGGGTAGATGCAgtagtctgtctatcttccttcctttcacttaaaacaaATTCAGATTAGGTCACACTCTTGATGGAACCTGCAGGGACTTCCTAAGCCTTGGAACATCTGGATGCTTCTATGGTTCTGACTCCTAACACTCTCTTGCTGATTTGACTCCTGCCATTTGGCCCATTTTGTTGAATAAGCAtgtcctgcctcaggacctttgcacctgctgttttctcttttcctctatgGCTACACACTCTAGCCCCACCCCTGCCTTATTTTCCTTCACAGCACTTTGCTCTTTAGGACACTGTCTCCTTATTTGCATATTGTCTTCCTCCCCACAGGTGAGCAGAGGAGTGTGGAGACTGTGTTTCTCAGGGCTGCACTGTGGCCCCTAAATGGAGCTGGTAAACAGTGAGCTCCCCTCACATCTgctggtgaatgaatgaaggaggCCCTGAGGACCTGTGGGTGATTCACTTGTTCATGTGTCCTCCTGAGACCTGGGGCTGCACAAGGTCAGACAGAGGATCAGGAGTCAGCAAAGGGGACCACATATGATGTCACAGGGAAACCAGGAGGAGTGAGTCACAGCAAAGTGACCGGGGTGCTCAGAAGGGGAAGTGAGTGTGGGACGCTCCTGTGAACCGGTGAGGTGAGGACAGGGAAGTGTTTGTTGGACTAAACTGGGCAACAGGAAGGTCCTTGGTGGCCTGGACAGGAGCAGGGTTCTCACCCGAGGGTCCAGCTCTATGCCCTCCTCAGGCTGTGGGTCCTTCACGGCAGCATCTGCTGGGGCAGAATCGAGGTGTGTTCCGGCAGGGTCCCTGAGATCTCAAGGCTGCAGAGTCTGCCTGCTCCCAGATGGGCCACTAACCCAGCGGTGAGGTGAGGTGCCAGGTCACGCAGTGAGGATTTCAGTCCTTCCCACCCCTGACCCCACAccctttctgcctgtccctctctgtcatcTCCTGAATCCCTGTGCACCCTCCCCCAGGAccgccctctcttcctctcacaggGGGCTCTTCCTGGGCATCCTCAGCTGGGCTGTAGCTGGCAGAGGAGACAGGAGTGTTAGGGGCAGAGAGGGGCCGTGGATGGCGAGAGTCTGGGGGTCTTTGGGGCAGCAGTTACTGGCATGCAGGTCTTTGTGTTTGGGCTTGGGGGTCTGTGGCCCCAGCAGGAAGTTAGACATAAGCTTTTCTGTGGGCTGGTCAAGAGGGACAGTCTCAGCCCTGGGAGGGTAGGACCTCCATTTCTTCGCGATtcaacaggaaagaaagaaaccttaacACACACTTGTGCGTATGTTTTAGTAGTTCATGAGATTGAAAATGATAAAAGATAACCTCACATTTGTACATCTATGATgacaatgagtattttttttctagattttgtgATTGGAGATTCTAGAGAAATATTTTTCCCAGCTGCCCTTCTCCACCTATTTGGTTTTCCTATGCCTGGTTCTCTGAGCCCCCACCCCTCTTTGTGACCCAGGTCACCTGATGCCCAACTTACTTGACATCCTGTCTTTGCTCTGACGCTGGTGtcgaaggaagaggaaaagaaggagggagagcagcAGGACAAGGACCACTGAGACCCCAATCAGGATAATCTCGTACCATTTGAGACCTTGGACATAAATGACATCATGAATGAGCCAGTGATGccatttaatgagcacctactgtgtgcgaGGCACGTGCTGGGGGCTGTCAtccatctcctctcccctccccacagtcaGCACAGGGGTTGTTCACCTCACCCCCAttgcactgaggctcagagaagttcacCACGTGCCCCAGGTCACCCAGCCTGgagggggcagagctgggcctgGAACCCGGGTCTGTGGGCTCCCTGTGCTGTCCTCATGTCACAAGCTGGTGTCCACCTTCCCCCCAGGTGGACACCAGCTTTGTGCCCTGGGCTCCTCATCTGCAGGGGGCCTGTCCATGTCCCATCAGGAGCTGAGGTTCCTTTGTTATTACCTGACCCCAGCACAGCAGGGACTCAGTTGGGACAGGGGAGTGGGGAGGACTCTGTGTCCCCTGGGCCTCCTATCCACCCTGCAGGGCCCTGATACTTTATTGGGAAGGTCAGGCTAGACTGGGGGCCCTGTCCTCCTGAGCTCTGTGAGGACCCCTGTGTCACCTGACCTTACAGCAGCCTGTGAGCAGGACGGGACCAGGGATGGACCGACAAGAACCCGACagtcagaggagagaagggacagtCTGGCGCCACAGCAGGAGCAGCAGAGCCAGGAACTGACCCAGGTCTGAGtcctgccccctctctcctctgagctGTGTGAGCTGAGAGAATGTACCTGGATGACTCAGAACCTTggcctgtctgtccgtccctttATAGTGTCACTGTCACTGCTACGGAGGGGACAGTCTCCATAACATCACACCCTGGGGTTTCCCCGGAAGCCCCCTCTCCCAGGAGCTCAGAGCCAGAACTGACAGGTAATCTGAGTTCTGGGCCACGATTCTCtccttttacacttggggacactgaggccacTCAGGGGAAGGAGTGTTCATGTCAGTGTCTCCACAGATGCCTGAACCCCCATATGACGCTGCCCTTGTCCCCCGTGGATGCACCCACCTCCTCCTCACAGAGACCCTCACTTACCCCTCTGTGGGTCTGACTCCATGGGGGCAGGAACCAATCTTCAGAGCTTCCTGGGGATCAGGTTGGTGAGTGAGTGTGGGGGTTGTCTTCTTACCTGGGCCCCAACAACGCCCTCTGCCACGACCACCCCACTTGTCACCTGCCCTCCTCACCACTCTGAGGGCTTGACTGCGTGGTTTGCGGAGGGGAGAATGCTCAGAGTCCCTGAAGCTCTGTGTCTCCCCTGAAATCTTTCCCCATTCTCAGCACCCCATGACACAAGCTTGTCCTTAAGTACCTGGGGGACATTAAAACTTCTGAGAAGCTCGGAGTCACCCCTAGCAAACAGGTTCCAGTGGCTCACCAATGGTGGAGATGAGCCtgtgggaggggggctggggtcTGCAGTGTCCTGGGAAGGGAGTTAAGGGGGTGAGAGTCTGGGGCTGACCCTGGAGTCTCCACCTCACTCAGACTCCTCCTGCATCAGTTCTGTGGCCTCCCCAACACACTCCCACGGGCCACCCGGCACATTCTGGACCCCAGGTCAGGAAGGGGTGGGCATGGGACAGTGTGTCTCTGAGGAGTATGTATCTTCTGGGTGACAAGATCCTGAACTGTCAGAAAATACAGGGTCTCTGTCCCCTCACCTGAGACCAGGAGCTCCAGGGGCTCACTGGGGTGTGACAGCAAGTAGGGGTTAGAGCCCTGTGAGCTGTAGCACCTGTAGGTCCCCCCATGGGCTGAGGTCACAGGACACATGGAGAACTCTGCCTGGTACTGCTGAGCTCGGAGCTCTGATCTAAGACGAAGTGGGGGATCGGATGTCCCCTCCTTGGACAGTGGAAAGTGTCCGTCGGGCTCTGTGACTGACACAGCAGGGTCACGTTCTCTCCTGAGGCCACCGTGGGGCCCGACTGCACCGAGAGGGAGGGTCTGTCAGGGAGCCgtcctagagagagggagggtgggtgagGGGCTGCCCGCCACCTTGTTCTGACCTGAGAGTCAGCAGCCCTCTCTCTGaggaccctcctctctgtctgtctctgtttctctgagtctcccctcccctcccatcccctgtctctctctgtccccctccctgggACCCTGCACGTTCACTCTGCCCATCACCACCTGAGATCCTTCACCAGGACCTGTGCATAGTCTGGGTCCCTGACTGAACCCACAGGCCCCTCACCTGCCACCAGGATGTCCACGGGGTCACTGGGCGCCGACCACTCGGAGGAGAGTTTGTATCCACCGTAGAATCTGTACCGGCCCCCGTGGGAGCTGCTCACAGTGTCCAGGGAGAAGTTCGCCTGAGAGAGCCCAGCCTGGGGCTGCAGGACAAGATTCTGGGGGAGGTCAAATCCCCCCTTCCTTAATGAGAACAAACCTGTCATATCCGACATCAGAGTGACACTGGAGAGTCAGGCTCTCTCCATAGACCATGATGGGGCCCTGCTGGGTCAGGAGGGAGGGCTTCTGAGACACACCTGGGGAGACCAGACGTGAGTTACAGGGGCTGCTCCTCCCATGCAATGCCTTCTCCTGTCCTGGCCCaggcctcactgtctctctctgtgtctctgactcAGGATCCCCTgtgctcccctcaccccaccctctcACATGGGGCTCCCCTCACAGCAACGATGATAGTAATGTGTCTGATGCCTCAATCCATGGATGGGACACTAATGGGACTTACTCACCTGAGACCAGGAGCTCCAGGGCATCACTGGGGGGTGACCACACCTGGGATCTGTCCCTGTAACAGCCATAGCATCTGAACGTCCACTCTGTCCCTGGGGGTCACAGGGCCAACAGGGAACAGGGCCCGGTATCTTCCCCTGAAGTGTGACTGTGAGTCCAGGGTCCAGGAGAGCCTGTGTTTTCCTTCCTTAGTCAGAATAAACCTGTCAAATCCCTCCCATGAGTAACACTGGAGGGTCACGTTCCCTCCTGAGGTCAcgacagggctgggcagggctgagaggctgggtttGCTGTAGAAtcctaggagaggaggaggcagcgtGTTAGATGGGCTCACCGCTCCCTCACGTCCCCCAGGGCTGGGCTCTGAAAGGGGAGACCTCCTGAAAGCAGATCTccttcctgagggcagagcctgaggctggGACCCCTGAGTGTTTCCTTACCTTGTACCACCAGCTCCAGGGGGTCACTGCGCTCTGACCAGCCAGTGGAGTTGAGGTATCTACAGTAATATCTCCCTGCATCATGCTCTGTCATGTACTTGATGGGGAACTTGGCCTCGTTCTTGGACTTCAGTGGCTTCTGTGTGTCCCACGGTTGTGTGCTTCCCTCTTTATCCAGATGGTACTCTTCAGTCCCCGACACCAGAGGATCACAGGGCCCCCCCCGGGGGATCACAGAGCCAGGCTCTGCCCAGAGCATGGGCTTGGGGAGGGTCCCTGGAAGGAGTCAGAGGTCATAAGAcatttccctccccccttctccgcTCCCAGCTGTCAGTCCCAGGGCCCTCCCAGAGTTCCCTTATCTGTCAGACAGGTCTGCTGTTCTCCATCCCCAGCTGCCTGTGGGGTGGCCCCTGTCCCCTATGACAAATGGGACTGGGGACTCCTGTGAACAGACTCACCTGCCTGTACTCGGGACCTCGGGCTCAAACTCAGTCCTGGAAGAGAGTTCCTGTGAGAGATTTGCTCCTGAGCCTGAGCAGAACCCCCTCCCCCCTGTGAACCTCCTGACTCATGGGGTCCACCCAAGACCGgggcttccccttcccctccccattctcacCCAGGCAAGAGCAGGGCTGTGAGTGTGGGGGTCATGGCGTCTCCTCTCTCTGGACCCTGCTGTGCAGATGGAGGAAACCAGGGTGCCACCAGGGCAGAAAGACACAGAGTGTGGCCACTGGGAGGCTGTCCTTCCCTGTGACAGGGCTGTCACGTCAGCACCCCCCAGAAAGGAGAACATTCCTCCCCAGGGCCTGGCTCTCATTTCCATGATGCCGCAGGAAATAACCCACAGCCTCCTgagatgccccttccaggtgAGGTGACCCAGGGCATGTCCTTCCCTGTCAGAGCCTCCCCCGTGGGGTCACCATCCTCAGCCTGTTCATCAACTCCTCCCTGTGGGTCCTCATCATGGACAGTAGTCACCAGCCCTGGAGATGCTTCAGGAAGACGTGAGTCCCTGTGACTGCAGAGCACAGATCAACAGGGACAGGTCCACCGTCTCCCTGTGCAGTCTAGGTCTGTGTGTCTGACAATGAGCACCAAGAAGAATACAGGGAAATAGGGAAGAAAACATGGTTCTTCTATGGCTCAAGAGTGTGGCTTTCTTTTCATCATAGCTGTCATCTcagacttctctttttttcttagtgacagcttttttttttccttgattttcattttttgggGGGACAAGCCTCTGAGACGTTCCTGCCCCCTTATTGTCCCTTGTTTCCTGGGTTAAAGTCTCCCCCTCATCTTGTGGTCCTGCTTTCCAGCTTTAAGGGACACTGTTTTGGGTTAGAGCTCTGATATTGATGAACAATAAGTATTTACTTagatacccatcacccaataCCTGTGCACCCTTGAGTGATAACATCCtacctctggcctcagtttcctcattttgcCAGGCTGTCATGAACCCCCCTTCTCAGAGTGGTTATGGGTCAGTGGTGCTGGGTTCCTGGGAGGGAGACATCAGTTTCAGACCAGATGAAGTCCTGAGGGGGCTGGGACATGAGAGATTCAGGGTCCACCAGCAAGTGCAGGATCGCTGTGCTGACTGTAGACCCTGTCAGCTCTGAATAGCAAGTAAAGCTACTGACAGTGGTTCTAAAATATGTAGCACAGCCACgtgcagaaaaagagaaatgacagttCCCCAAATGGAGAGGAAACCACAGCAGGGAACAGATACCAAAAGTGAGTGGCCACTAATGCCCAGAACCATCCATGGATCATAGGGAGATTTCCACCTGTGTGGACAGAGAGTGGGACCTCAGGTCTTCACAGAAAGGGGAGGTCAGGGTCCAGGTGCAGTTGGAAGCTGTGGTCCCCTGCCCCGTGTTTCTGTATGAGCACTGGGATATCTCTGCCCACTGGCCTGAGCTCAGCAGTGAGCTACGTCCCTTGAGTGTCCTGGAACAGATAAAGTCCAGTATCATCAGCCATGGCGTTTTTCATGTGAGCATTTGAGGCTCCCACCGGCCCGGCCCTGATGGATAGAACGCTGAGCAGACGCTCCGTCTGAGAGAGCGAATACCATACGACAGGAACAGCTGCCACCGTCTCCTTGTCATCCTGAGTCCCAGGAGGGCCCGAGGAGAAACCTGGGCAAGAGCAGATGTGTGAGGGGAGAGACTTCTGAGCAGAATGGACAACAGAGTTCATTCTGATAATGACAGAATGCTATGGACAGCAGTCTACTGATAACGGGCACTGTCATGTGCAATGAAATAAAGTCAGTAGGACAATATGAGAGTCATTTGAGATCTGATGTTCAAATATCTAAAAACTAAAGGGATGATTCAAATTCTGAGCCAAGAATATGGATTATTCATATAAGTCTATATTGAGTTAGACATCTTAGAGATGAAAAACAACCCAAcagaataaacatataaaataatttattccataAAGGATGAGACACAGCTGAAGGACCAATTATGAGAGTGGAGAACAATATTGAGGAAATTCCCAGAGTGCAACATAGAGAGACCAGCAGTGGGGATTCAACATATTTAGGGACTAGAACGAGGAGGGCCAGTGTCAAGTCAGTGGTGTGAGAATGCCATTTAGTAACAGCTCGAAAGGTAAATAATTGAATAACCAGCTAAGTGATAGGGTGCATctacttaaaaatgaaatctgTATTTTGACCTTTTGTGGTAAATGAAGACAATGAAGAAcacttttgttattatttttatttagaaaattaaatttaacagggtgacattgatcaacaagagtacataggtttcaggtaaacacgtCTGTAGCGTTTGacctgttgattatgttgtatacccatcactcatcCAATGTCTAATCATTTTCTGGcaccttatataaatatatgttactCTTTACACCCTCCCAAATGTCACCCTCCCCCACATCTTTCTGTCTCTGGTaagcatttcacttttatctttgcccatgagtctcagtgttatattataccttacctatgtgtgaaatcatacagttcttacctttttcagatttacttattttatacaatataaagttttta
It includes:
- the LOC136398221 gene encoding LOW QUALITY PROTEIN: immunoglobulin superfamily member 1-like (The sequence of the model RefSeq protein was modified relative to this genomic sequence to represent the inferred CDS: inserted 1 base in 1 codon; deleted 3 bases in 3 codons), encoding MTPTLTALLCLGLSLSPRSRVQAGTLPKPMLWAEPGSVIPRGGPCDPLVSGTEEYHLDKEGSTQPWDTQKPLKSKNEAKFPIKYMTEHDAGRYYCRYLNSTGWSERSDPLELVVQGFYSKPSLSALPSPVVTSGGNVTLQCYSWEGFDRFILTKEGKHRLSWTLDSQSHFRGRYRALFPVGPVTPRDRWTFRCYGCYRDRSQVWSPPSDALELLVSGVSQKPSLLTQQGPIMVYGESLTLQCHSDVGYDRFVLIKEGGFDLPQNLVLQPQAGLSQANFSLDTVSSSHGGRYRFYGGYKLSSEWSAPSDPVDILVAGRLPDRPSLSVQSGPTVASGENVTLLCQSQSPTDTFXLSKEGTSDPPLRLRSELRAQQYQAEFSMCPVTSAHGGTYRCYSSQGSNPYLLSHPSEPLELLVSGEGTETLYFLTVQDLIILIGVSVVLVLLLSLLLFLFLRHQRQSKDRMSTDAAVKDPQPEEGIELDPRQNKHDEVTQGVSSTQVNHSRSRLRQGMATSPSSLSGGLLDMKDKQAEADRQMDTQAAASDAPQDVTYAQLNHLTLRQETTTPPSSLSEGPPDEPSMYAALAIHQPRDGPGPQSHGAWTLSHCSPLSVIPLWILYVVCSLVTMGRSSVTPTLTALLCLGLCWCPWDQVQAGLLPKPSIWADPGPMVTMGSPVTIWCQGSLQANAYSLYRERGFYPWENSVPPNPSNKTSFLIKSTSSYHAGLYQCAYATTGSILSERSEPLFLVVTGVYAAPSLSAQPSPVVASGGHVSLSCGSQNTWGTFHLLKEGGADPPRHMESGLHAGRWQAVFPVGPVSTSHAGTYRCYVSPSSYPHVWSQPSDPLHIEVTGVHSKPSLSAQPRSLVQLEDSLMLECHSESGFDRFALTKDKGITPPQRLDGQHSPIFPLGHVNQAHGGQYRCYSGHSLSYVWSAPSDPLDILITGMYTKPSLSAQPGPSVPWGGNVTLQCCSEVWFDTFHLHREGSRDPPQHLRLQDTSAPPQATFTISAVTSGHNGTYRCYGSFSTSPYLLSLPSDSLELVVSGSPEDWSPTMDKGLKWYQIILIGVLVALIMLLSLLLFLLLRHQRRSKGRTSVAAASGHEDRGLQNSSSPCADVQDEGLYAVMTDTQPEEDRQVDSQAGTSDAPQDVTYAQLNHLALRRETTAPPSSQSEDPSDESSVYAALAVH